Proteins co-encoded in one Neodiprion lecontei isolate iyNeoLeco1 chromosome 3, iyNeoLeco1.1, whole genome shotgun sequence genomic window:
- the LOC124293429 gene encoding uncharacterized protein LOC124293429 gives MLYGPHTSKIPCWNSVTKSCSKKFPKDLVENTDISGGGFPKYRRRKNTDINYYRDRVEGRNIQVDNSMVVSHNPYLLAKYDCHIHVEYCASIMAIKYVFKYIHKGHNRARVQITDSNSESDGQPIINKIQDYVDSRYVGPMEASWRILELPMHGRSHAVTRLPVHLPGQQYATFEEGREVEAATNEKSGEPILLHGLN, from the coding sequence ATGCTATACGGCCCTCACACATCCAAAATACCATGCTGGAATTCGGTAACGAAATCATGCTCAAAGAAATTTCCGAAAGACTTAGTGGAAAACACTGATATAAGCGGTGGCGGTTTTCCAAAGTATCGCAGACGAAAAAATACAGACATAAACTATTACCGCGACCGCGTGGAAGGAAGAAATATCCAAGTAGACAACAGCATGGTTGTGTCTCACAATCCATACCTACTTGCAAAGTACGATTGCCACATACACGTAGAATATTGTGCGTCAATCATGGCTATTAAGTATGTATTTAAGTACATCCACAAGGGACATAATCGTGCAAGAGTACAGATAACTGATTCAAACAGCGAGAGTGATGGTCAGCCAATAATCAACAAAATACAGGATTATGTAGATTCGCGTTACGTTGGACCGATGGAAGCATCTTGGCGTATACTAGAACTGCCAATGCATGGACGAagtcatgcagtcacacgctTACCTGTACACCTACCGGGGCAGCAATACGCAACGTTTGAGGAAGGTAGAGAAGTCGAAGCCGctacaaatgaaaaaagtggAGAACCCATCTTATTGCATGGATTGAATTGA
- the LOC124293430 gene encoding uncharacterized protein LOC124293430, whose protein sequence is MEKELSVFSQTIEDSRDRLELDRNRERVEAMNSESIIAEHRYNGDIEKDIFETEKQLDMGEMNVKCKHCNAERFKYETGRVANNCCHGGKITLPPLTEYPDVLQRLREGNDEVSRHYGQHIRSYNDAFAFASFNCTVADLGNSGPYVMKIIGDVSYKIYTSLETANNNRPRYGQIYIYDVQTQLALRENDARRADLLEIISRLIIDINLYAANFKTTYERFVKGESLVRLNFTALKEDDRRRYNAPTCGELAALIVSDDGAVSENIKVQVFPKQDRAVGHVPKYSHHVDPMTFPLLFPSGDLGWSYDMKHVGTNKKISPVQYYGHRLALHRGEAQNRLLRSGRMTQHYVIHAYLTIESQRLLFLRNNQKQLRVECYKGMTDHISNSEANTSDRTRLGNQMILPSSYSGSMRHMQQQYQDAMAITKKVGRPDLFITMACNPKWPEICTILKDFPTGTTVNDIPTIACRIFNMRLQQALKEIESGSVFGKIEGYVYTVEFQKRGLPHAHILFILNINDKLLTPEAIDSFISAEIPDKRIH, encoded by the coding sequence ATGGAGAAGGAACTGTCTGTATTCAGCCAAACAATAGAAGATAGCAGAGACAGGTTGGAATTAGACAGAAACAGAGAACGAGTGGAAGCAATGAACAGTGAATCAATCATTGCTGAGCATCGTTACAACGGAGATATTGAAAAAGACATTTTCGAAACTGAGAAGCAACTAGACATGGGTGAAATGAACGTAAAATGTAAACATTGCAATGCAGAAAGGTTCAAATATGAAACAGGAAGGGTGGCAAATAATTGCTGTCATGGAGGAAAAATAACATTACCACCATTAACGGAATATCCGGATGTACTTCAACGTCTGCGAGAAGGGAATGACGAAGTATCAAGACACTACGGACAACATATACGATCATATAATGACGCGTTTGCGTTTGCATCATTTAATTGTACCGTGGCAGATCTGGGGAATTCAGGACCAtatgtgatgaaaataatcgggGATGTGagttacaaaatatatacaagTTTAGAGACCGCAAACAATAACCGACCGAGATATGGACAAATTTACATCTACGACGTACAAACTCAGCTAGCGCTGAGAGAAAATGACGCAAGAAGAGCAGATCTGTTAGAAATTATTAGTAGACTGATAATAGATATCAATCTTTATGCagcaaattttaaaacaacgtACGAGCGATTTGTTAAGGGAGAAAGCCTGGTGAGATTAAACTTTACAGCACTCAAGGAAGACGATAGACGGCGGTACAATGCGCCAACTTGTGGTGAGCTAGCAGCTCTGATCGTTTCAGATGACGGGGCAGtatctgaaaatataaaagtacAAGTATTTCCAAAACAAGACCGTGCAGTTGGACATGTGCCGAAATATTCGCATCACGTTGATCCAATGACTTTTCCATTACTATTTCCGAGCGGTGATTTAGGATggagctatgatatgaaacaCGTAGGAACAAACAAGAAAATCTCTCCTGTTCAATACTATGGACATCGATTGGCCTTACATCGAGGCGAAGCACAGAATCGGTTGTTGCGGAGCGGACGAATGACACAACACTATGTGATTCATGCATATCTCACAATCGAATCGCAGCGTTTATTGTTTTTGAGAAATAATCAGAAGCAATTGCGTGTAGAATGTTACAAGGGAATGACTGATCACATATCAAATAGCGAAGCGAATACGTCGGATCGAACAAGACTTGGGAACCAAATGATTTTACCATCATCATATTCCGGCAGCATGCGACATATGCAACAGCAGTACCAAGATGCAATGGCAATAACAAAGAAAGTTGGACGACCTGATTTATTCATCACAATGGCATGCAATCCTAAGTGGCCGGAAATATGTACGATATTAAAAGATTTTCCTACAGGTACCACTGTAAACGACATTCCAACAATAGCTTGTCGAATATTCAACATGCGGCTACAACAGGCACTAAAGGAAATCGAAAGCGGTTCAGTATTTGGAAAGATTGAAGGATACGTATACACagttgaatttcagaaaagAGGCTTACCGCATGCTCACATACTATTTATCTTAAATATCAATGACAAACTTTTGACTCCAGAAGCAATTGACAGTTTTATATCTGCAGAAATACCAGACAAACGAATACATTAA